In the genome of Gadus morhua chromosome 14, gadMor3.0, whole genome shotgun sequence, one region contains:
- the LOC115558980 gene encoding globoside alpha-1,3-N-acetylgalactosaminyltransferase 1 isoform X1 gives MQWCASVISMSAIDPGPSCSMNKSILECVTLTSMLGSWGLHRRRMDVNPVTNWNAPLVWEGTFDPVVIDSIYKRMDPRIAVIVFAVGKYTRFLKGFLESGEKHFMVDFKLTYYIFTDHVDEVPKIDQAMGRKITILPVPSATRWQDVVLGRMKYATIAIDQQIRNQSDYIFMMDIDSLFHGRVGAESLSRMSAVLHRGYYKDETRKKFPYERRPQSQAYIPMDEGDYYYSAAVWGGYLEDMYKLVRYCYEQSEIDSKNNIEAVWQEESHLNKYLLHNKPTKVLSPEYLWSDYDRKPEDIKVVRISQLVKNYAEVRPNGGH, from the exons ATGCAGTGGTGTGCGTCTGTTATCAGTATGTCAGCCATTGACCCCGGTCCCTCTTGCAGCATGAATAAAAGCATCCTGGAGTGCGTAACACTCACAAGTATGCTTGGATCATGGGGCTTGCATCGGAG ACGGATGGACGTTAACCCTGTCACAAACTGGAATGCTCCCCTGGTGTGGGAAGGGACCTTTGACCCAGTGGTGATAGATTCCATTTACAAAAGAATGGATCCAAGAATTGCTGTAATAGTGTTCGCGGTTGGCAA GTACACTCGTTTTTTGAAGGGCTTCCTTGAATCAGGAGAGAAGCACTTTATGGTGGACTTCAAACTAACCTATTACATCTTTACAGACCATGTGGATGAGGTTCCCAAA ATTGACCAAGCTATGGGCCGGAAGATCACCATCCTCCCGGTTCCCAGTGCCACTCGTTGGCAAGACGTGGTGCTGGGTAGGATGAAGTATGCCACCATCGCCATCGACCAACAG ATTCGTAATCAGTCCGACTATATCTTCATGATGGACATCGACAGCCTCTTCCACGGCCGAGTCGGAGCTGAATCTCTCAGTCGGATGTCGGCTGTTCTTCATCGAGGATACTACAAG GACGAAACAAGGAAAAAGTTCCCGTATGAGCGCCGGCCTCAGTCTCAGGCTTACATCCCGATGGATGAGGGAGACTACTATTACTCTGCGGCCGTCTGGGGCGGATACCTGGAGGACATGTATAAACTGGTCAG gtaCTGCTATGAGCAGTCAGAGATCGATTCCAAGAACAATATTGAAGCTGTCTGGCAAGAAGAAAGCCATCTCAACAA GTACCTCCTCCACAACAAGCCCACCAAGGTGTTGTCTCCAGAGTATCTGTGGTCAGACTATGACCGAAAACCTGAAGACATCAAGGTGGTCAGGATTTCTCAGCTGGTGAAGAATTACGCCGAGGTCAGGCCAAATGGTGGACACTAA